One Maribacter cobaltidurans genomic window carries:
- the gltX gene encoding glutamate--tRNA ligase, protein MTQKVRVRFAPSPTGPLHIGGVRTALFNYLFAKKHGGDFILRIEDTDQNRFVEGAEQYIVEALHWCGIPFDEGPASPTSKGNTLGKHGPYRQSERKHLYKKFAEDLIEKGKAYYAFDTAEKLDFHRKDHEAKGKTFIYNWHNRLKLDNSLSLMPEEVKKRLESGEDYVIRFLTPPDEKLQLKDIIRGDIEIDTNILDDKVLFKSDGMPTYHLANIVDDHLMEISHVIRGEEWLPSLALHQQLYDAFGWEAPQFAHLPLIMKPVGKGKLSKRDGEKGGFPVFPLSWNESVGYREAGYFPEAVVNFLALLGWNPGTEQELFSLVELVESFSLERVNKSGARFDPDKTKWYNQQYMHQKSDAVLAESYLGFLSEKNIEAPSMEYVEQVVSLIKDRATFVSDFWELSDYFFVAPADYNEKAVKKQWKDDTGQIMRALLDVLDTIKDFSSENVETVVKAWIAEKELSFGKVMPPLRLVLVGDMKGPHIFDIIALIGKEESLERINKAITELAKT, encoded by the coding sequence ATGACACAAAAAGTACGGGTAAGATTTGCGCCTAGTCCTACTGGGCCTTTACATATTGGTGGTGTACGGACCGCTCTCTTCAATTATTTGTTTGCCAAGAAACATGGCGGGGATTTCATATTGCGCATAGAGGATACGGACCAAAACAGGTTTGTAGAGGGAGCAGAGCAATATATAGTGGAGGCCTTACATTGGTGCGGTATTCCATTTGATGAAGGACCAGCTTCCCCAACTTCAAAGGGGAACACTTTGGGCAAACATGGCCCATATAGGCAGAGTGAACGAAAGCATCTATATAAAAAGTTTGCGGAAGACCTCATTGAAAAGGGCAAGGCCTATTATGCTTTTGATACTGCCGAAAAATTGGATTTTCATAGAAAAGACCACGAGGCAAAGGGAAAGACATTTATCTATAATTGGCATAATCGCCTAAAACTGGACAATTCGTTGTCACTTATGCCGGAAGAAGTAAAGAAACGGTTGGAATCGGGTGAAGATTATGTCATAAGGTTTTTAACCCCACCGGATGAAAAACTTCAACTTAAGGACATTATCCGTGGAGATATTGAAATAGACACCAATATATTGGACGACAAGGTGCTCTTTAAGAGTGATGGCATGCCCACCTATCACTTGGCCAATATTGTGGATGACCACTTGATGGAGATTTCCCATGTTATTCGTGGGGAAGAATGGCTGCCCTCATTGGCTTTGCATCAACAATTGTATGACGCCTTTGGATGGGAAGCCCCCCAATTTGCCCACCTGCCTTTAATCATGAAACCGGTTGGAAAAGGAAAGTTGAGTAAACGCGATGGAGAAAAGGGAGGATTTCCGGTATTTCCATTGTCGTGGAACGAGTCTGTGGGATACCGCGAAGCAGGATATTTTCCAGAAGCTGTGGTCAACTTTTTGGCCTTGTTGGGCTGGAACCCAGGAACGGAACAGGAACTTTTCAGTTTGGTGGAATTGGTAGAAAGTTTTTCTTTAGAAAGGGTAAACAAGTCTGGAGCTAGATTTGACCCAGATAAAACCAAATGGTATAATCAGCAATATATGCATCAAAAAAGCGATGCGGTATTGGCCGAATCTTATCTAGGTTTTCTATCCGAAAAAAATATTGAAGCACCATCTATGGAATACGTGGAACAAGTGGTTTCCCTTATAAAGGACCGCGCCACATTTGTTTCTGATTTTTGGGAGCTGAGCGATTATTTTTTTGTTGCCCCTGCCGACTACAATGAAAAGGCGGTTAAAAAACAGTGGAAAGATGATACCGGGCAAATTATGAGAGCGTTGTTGGACGTGTTGGATACTATTAAAGATTTCTCCTCGGAAAACGTGGAAACGGTAGTAAAAGCCTGGATTGCCGAAAAAGAATTGTCTTTCGGCAAAGTGATGCCCCCGTTACGTCTCGTTTTGGTCGGTGATATGAAAGGACCTCACATTTTTGACATTATAGCCTTGATTGGTAAGGAAGAAAGTTTGGAACGTATTAATAAGGCAATAACCGAATTGGCGAAGACCTAG
- a CDS encoding sulfite exporter TauE/SafE family protein, which yields MNKLNYLFLLLALVAEIVGTVGGFGSSVFFVPIGNFFFDFHFVLGLTALFHLFSNVSKIMLFKKGLDKKLLMNIGIPSVIFVVVGGFLTKVMDSFFLEIALALFLVCLSLLFLIKKDLVIDPNKKNAITGGVLSGFSAGLLGTGGAIRGLTMAAFNLEKSVFIATSAFIDFFIDFTRTFVYFNNGYIHKEHLIYLPFLLVIGFLGTYLGKRILNYIQQDKFKRISLVLILLIGLVTLVNVYYKIA from the coding sequence ATGAACAAGCTCAACTATCTTTTCTTACTACTAGCCTTGGTGGCGGAAATAGTGGGTACCGTTGGAGGTTTTGGGTCTTCTGTGTTTTTTGTTCCTATTGGGAATTTTTTCTTTGATTTTCATTTTGTTCTAGGTCTTACCGCCCTTTTTCATCTATTTAGTAATGTGAGTAAAATCATGCTCTTTAAAAAGGGGCTGGACAAAAAACTGTTGATGAACATCGGTATACCGTCCGTTATATTTGTTGTTGTTGGTGGTTTTTTAACCAAGGTTATGGATAGCTTCTTTTTGGAAATAGCTCTTGCCTTGTTTTTGGTTTGTCTGAGTTTGCTGTTCCTTATAAAAAAGGACTTGGTTATCGATCCAAATAAAAAGAATGCCATAACCGGCGGGGTGTTATCCGGGTTCTCCGCCGGACTGCTGGGCACGGGAGGTGCCATTCGAGGCCTTACCATGGCGGCCTTCAATCTTGAAAAAAGTGTTTTTATCGCTACCTCTGCATTTATCGACTTCTTTATTGATTTTACCAGAACATTTGTCTACTTCAACAACGGATATATACATAAAGAACACCTGATTTATTTGCCCTTCTTATTGGTAATTGGCTTTTTGGGCACCTATTTGGGCAAACGCATTCTCAATTACATCCAACAAGATAAGTTTAAAAGAATTTCTCTAGTACTCATATTGCTTATCGGCCTTGTCACCCTAGTCAATGTTTATTATAAAATAGCCTAA
- a CDS encoding class I SAM-dependent methyltransferase, giving the protein MKLYLKTKDYFNTHESFDLIYNPELDMLITDPQPKDLDKYYSSDYYISHNDQRKSIIDKIYKYVKDYSLSKKLRLIDSLNTTQKKLLDIGAGTGDFVKTINQNSWKAEGIEPNINARNQAKKKNITLHKDFDTITYDAYDVITLWHVLEHLPDLENQLIKITSLLKKNSFIIVAVPNFKSYDAQHYQKFWAAYDTPRHLWHFSRNSIPALLRKHNMELIETKPMYFDSFYVSLLSEKYKSGKNNYLKGFMLGLISNIKALYTKEYSSLIYILKKTQ; this is encoded by the coding sequence ATGAAATTGTACCTGAAAACAAAAGATTATTTTAATACCCACGAATCTTTTGATTTAATATACAATCCCGAATTGGATATGCTAATCACTGATCCACAACCAAAGGATTTAGATAAATATTATTCGAGCGATTACTATATATCCCATAACGATCAGCGTAAATCTATAATAGATAAAATTTATAAATACGTTAAAGATTATAGTTTAAGTAAGAAATTAAGGTTAATAGATTCGTTGAACACAACTCAAAAAAAACTATTAGATATTGGAGCCGGTACAGGAGATTTCGTTAAAACAATAAATCAAAACTCTTGGAAAGCTGAAGGTATTGAACCAAATATCAATGCCAGGAATCAAGCAAAAAAGAAAAACATTACGCTTCATAAAGATTTTGATACCATAACATATGATGCCTATGACGTTATTACTTTATGGCATGTGTTAGAACATCTACCTGATTTAGAAAACCAACTTATTAAAATTACTTCACTACTTAAAAAAAACAGTTTCATAATAGTAGCTGTCCCTAACTTCAAATCCTATGACGCTCAACATTACCAAAAATTTTGGGCGGCTTATGACACTCCAAGACATCTATGGCACTTCTCACGCAACTCAATACCCGCTTTATTACGTAAACATAACATGGAACTCATTGAAACCAAACCTATGTACTTTGATTCCTTTTATGTATCCCTACTATCAGAAAAATACAAATCAGGTAAAAACAATTACTTAAAAGGTTTTATGTTAGGATTGATATCTAACATTAAGGCACTATACACAAAAGAATACTCCTCACTAATTTATATATTAAAAAAGACCCAATAA
- the mnmG gene encoding tRNA uridine-5-carboxymethylaminomethyl(34) synthesis enzyme MnmG, translating into MFDEIYDVIVVGGGHAGAEATAAAANMGSKTLLVTMNLQTIGQMSCNPAMGGIAKGQIVREIDALGGYSGIITDKSAIQFKMLNKSKGPAMWSPRAQSDRMRFAEEWRLALERTPNVDFYQEMVNGLLIEDNKVVGVKTSLGIEIKAKSVVLTNGTFLNGLIHIGEKQFGGGRAGEKAATGITEQLVQLGFESGRMKTGTPPRVDGRSLDYSKMIVQPGDENPEKFSYLNTPILTKQRDCHMTHTSALVHDLLREGFDRSPMFNGRIKSIGPRYCPSIEDKINRFADKDSHQMFIEPEGWDTVEVYVNGFSTSLPEDVQFKALRSVKGFEKVKFFRPGYAIEYDYFPPTQLKHTLETKIVDNLYFAGQINGTTGYEEAASQGLMAGINAHLKINEKDPFILKRDEAYIGVLIDDLITKGTEEPYRMFTSRAEYRTLLRQDNADLRLTPKGYKLGLAKENRMKRMEEKMQKSEAFIEFFKQTSVLPEDMNPILDTIKSSPIRQSDKMFKLFSRPKVTMNHMMTLNPVLEYVEENQLDQEVLEQAEVQVKYSGYIEKEKLNADKLNRLEAVRIPDGFDYKILKSLSFEAREKLSAIQPVTISQASRISGVTPSDISVLLVHLGR; encoded by the coding sequence ATGTTTGACGAAATTTATGATGTTATTGTAGTGGGTGGAGGACATGCCGGTGCCGAAGCAACGGCCGCAGCCGCCAACATGGGTTCAAAAACTCTTTTAGTTACCATGAATCTGCAAACTATAGGACAAATGTCCTGCAACCCCGCTATGGGCGGAATAGCCAAAGGACAAATTGTGAGGGAAATAGATGCCTTGGGTGGTTACAGCGGTATTATTACCGATAAATCGGCCATTCAATTCAAAATGCTCAATAAATCGAAAGGTCCTGCTATGTGGAGTCCTCGGGCTCAAAGTGATAGAATGCGCTTTGCTGAGGAATGGAGGCTCGCTTTGGAAAGAACTCCCAATGTTGACTTTTATCAGGAAATGGTTAACGGTCTTTTGATAGAGGATAATAAAGTGGTAGGTGTAAAAACCTCTTTAGGTATCGAAATAAAAGCAAAATCAGTAGTCCTAACAAATGGTACCTTTTTAAATGGATTAATTCATATAGGCGAAAAACAATTTGGTGGTGGCAGGGCAGGAGAAAAAGCCGCTACCGGTATTACAGAACAACTTGTTCAATTAGGATTTGAAAGCGGAAGAATGAAAACCGGTACACCTCCGCGTGTAGACGGAAGATCATTGGATTATTCGAAAATGATTGTACAGCCGGGTGACGAAAACCCTGAAAAATTCTCCTATTTGAATACACCAATTTTAACAAAACAGCGTGACTGCCACATGACCCACACCAGCGCCTTGGTTCATGATTTGCTTAGAGAGGGTTTCGATAGATCACCAATGTTTAACGGTAGAATAAAAAGTATTGGCCCGAGATATTGCCCATCTATTGAGGATAAAATAAATCGGTTTGCAGATAAAGACTCCCATCAGATGTTCATTGAGCCAGAAGGTTGGGATACCGTAGAAGTATATGTCAACGGATTTTCAACCTCCTTGCCAGAAGATGTACAGTTCAAAGCTCTACGTTCTGTAAAAGGTTTTGAAAAAGTAAAATTCTTTAGGCCAGGATATGCCATTGAATACGATTACTTTCCACCAACCCAATTAAAACATACTCTGGAAACAAAAATCGTAGATAATCTCTATTTTGCCGGACAAATCAACGGAACTACCGGATACGAAGAAGCAGCTTCACAAGGTTTAATGGCGGGAATAAATGCACACTTAAAAATTAATGAGAAAGACCCCTTTATACTAAAAAGAGATGAAGCTTATATAGGAGTTCTAATCGATGACCTTATTACAAAGGGAACCGAAGAGCCCTATAGAATGTTTACGTCCAGAGCAGAATATAGAACCTTGTTAAGACAAGACAACGCGGACTTAAGATTAACCCCAAAAGGTTACAAATTAGGTCTGGCAAAAGAGAATAGAATGAAAAGAATGGAGGAGAAAATGCAAAAATCAGAAGCGTTTATAGAATTCTTTAAACAAACTAGTGTACTACCAGAAGATATGAATCCGATATTGGATACTATAAAATCATCGCCTATTCGCCAATCTGATAAAATGTTCAAACTATTTTCAAGACCCAAAGTCACTATGAATCACATGATGACATTAAATCCAGTTCTTGAATATGTCGAAGAAAACCAATTAGACCAAGAAGTGTTAGAACAAGCAGAAGTTCAAGTAAAATACTCAGGTTACATTGAAAAAGAAAAACTAAATGCGGACAAACTTAATAGACTCGAAGCTGTAAGGATTCCAGATGGTTTTGACTATAAAATATTAAAATCCTTGTCCTTTGAAGCAAGGGAAAAATTAAGTGCAATACAACCTGTTACCATTTCCCAAGCCTCAAGAATTAGTGGTGTAACTCCAAGTGATATTAGTGTATTACTTGTACATCTTGGTCGATAA
- a CDS encoding OmpH family outer membrane protein → MKKIIFGLSLLILASCQQEKIAFVDNVKLMNEYQEKIDIETKFKEKAEVLAKKRDSISQAFQAEASEFQSRAQSMSQTKAQQEYAQFQQRGQQMGQQLQMEDQQLQLSGQTEMDSVVAKVKKEIESYGKNNGYSYILGGGDGGSVLYGKDTYDITNEIIELLNSKYKK, encoded by the coding sequence ATGAAAAAAATAATATTTGGCCTGTCACTTTTGATATTAGCCTCTTGCCAACAAGAAAAAATTGCGTTTGTAGATAATGTTAAACTTATGAATGAATATCAAGAGAAAATTGATATTGAAACAAAATTTAAAGAAAAAGCAGAAGTACTGGCTAAAAAAAGGGACAGTATATCTCAAGCATTTCAAGCAGAGGCTTCAGAATTTCAATCAAGGGCCCAAAGCATGTCCCAAACAAAGGCTCAACAAGAATACGCACAATTTCAGCAAAGAGGGCAGCAAATGGGACAACAATTACAGATGGAAGATCAACAACTACAATTGTCCGGTCAAACAGAAATGGATAGTGTCGTTGCCAAAGTAAAAAAAGAAATAGAATCTTATGGAAAAAATAATGGGTACAGTTACATCCTTGGTGGAGGTGACGGCGGTAGTGTACTCTACGGAAAAGATACTTATGATATAACCAATGAAATCATAGAATTGTTAAATTCCAAGTACAAAAAGTAA
- a CDS encoding alkaline phosphatase family protein: MIKRKSVFFLLLFVFLLAFSGCKSSSGVIYTAKINSKEAQEKPYVILISLDGFRWDYVARFKPPFLTDFIKNGVNAESLIPSFPSKTFPNHYTIATGMYPDKHGIIGNSFYSHTKDEIYRINRRELVEDGTFYGGTPLWIQAGKSGMVTASYFFVGSEANVLGSWPTYYKKYDESVKNEERVSQALKWLALPEKKRPHLITMYFSDIDDTGHRYGPNADIELKSTLIKLDKNLESLFQGVKATGLPVDIIIVSDHGMAEVPKEHYLPVDTIKNDSLYRLVDNGALLNIHLKNKQDEARVMDSLRQEENHYKVHKTSETPGFEYVAINPDWGQIQIIPDFGYYFAPQDKIETIISKSKTPFGVHGYDPKHKEMHGIFYANGPSFKSNYDINSFKNIHIYPLICEILGLNVPKEVDGDLKVVREVLKK; the protein is encoded by the coding sequence ATGATTAAAAGAAAATCGGTCTTTTTTCTGTTGCTTTTTGTTTTTTTACTGGCTTTTTCCGGCTGTAAAAGCAGTTCCGGTGTCATCTATACCGCCAAAATAAACTCCAAGGAGGCCCAAGAAAAGCCATATGTGATACTGATTTCCTTAGATGGTTTTAGGTGGGACTATGTGGCGCGTTTCAAACCTCCCTTCTTAACCGACTTTATCAAAAACGGGGTGAATGCGGAATCCTTAATTCCGTCATTTCCTTCCAAAACCTTTCCAAACCATTATACTATTGCAACCGGCATGTATCCCGATAAACACGGTATCATCGGCAATAGCTTTTATAGCCATACGAAAGACGAAATCTACCGTATCAACAGACGGGAACTCGTGGAAGATGGTACTTTCTATGGGGGCACACCCCTATGGATACAGGCAGGGAAGTCCGGAATGGTCACGGCAAGCTACTTTTTTGTGGGCTCTGAGGCCAATGTTTTGGGTTCTTGGCCTACGTATTACAAAAAGTATGACGAGTCAGTCAAAAATGAGGAAAGAGTATCACAGGCCTTAAAATGGCTTGCTTTACCGGAAAAGAAAAGACCCCATTTAATTACGATGTATTTTTCGGATATAGACGATACCGGACATCGTTATGGGCCAAATGCCGATATCGAACTGAAAAGCACCCTAATAAAGTTGGACAAAAACCTGGAATCCCTGTTCCAAGGAGTAAAAGCTACGGGGCTTCCTGTTGATATTATTATAGTTTCCGATCATGGAATGGCTGAGGTTCCCAAGGAGCACTACTTGCCCGTAGATACCATAAAAAATGATTCACTCTACCGACTTGTAGATAATGGCGCCCTCCTTAATATTCATTTGAAAAATAAACAGGATGAGGCGCGGGTTATGGATTCCCTTAGGCAAGAGGAAAACCACTATAAGGTCCATAAAACCTCAGAAACCCCTGGTTTTGAGTATGTAGCTATAAATCCAGACTGGGGACAAATACAGATAATCCCGGATTTTGGCTATTATTTTGCCCCCCAGGACAAAATCGAAACCATCATTTCAAAATCAAAGACTCCGTTCGGGGTTCATGGTTATGACCCAAAACATAAAGAAATGCACGGTATTTTTTATGCCAATGGACCAAGCTTTAAAAGCAATTACGACATCAACTCCTTTAAAAACATCCACATATACCCGCTCATCTGTGAAATATTAGGTTTGAATGTTCCAAAAGAAGTGGATGGAGATTTAAAAGTTGTTCGAGAGGTTTTAAAGAAATAG
- a CDS encoding DUF4175 family protein has product MKFCDQILNKLNGFIKSYYTQKLIKGLILFITLGLLFFLAVLGIEFALWLNSTGRLILFLSFLLVEGFLLYKYIFIPLFYLFKIRRGISAKDASVMIGKHFPEVGDKLYNLLDLVDNPEKSELLLASIEQRSEQLKTIPFKRAINTKEPLKYLKYALFPIVIIGLLWASGNWNSFFGSYTRVVNYNLAYEPPAPFKFELLSPHLQVIESEPFTFQVATEGEIRPENVYLLLEGKEILLQEENGIFQYTLSPPINSATFSFKGNDVISRDFTLEALKAPAISDFNLLLEYPKYINKTPEIIKSTGNAVLPEGTKVTWEIKGQDTEQIRLIAKDTSLFFENRGDDFKLSKRIYSNWVYQLATSNTNIRDYETLSYSFQVVKDAYPTIKVQQVLDSLEPNVSYYSGEATDDYGLKKIDLVYYEQGKEEEEKILELNSPNNSFHQFYYTFPSGLQLEEGKNYSFYFQVTDNDAIHGGKTVKSSVFNQMILDGNQLRNKELESQQSLINSMDKSLEKAVDQRDALKEINTLQKEKDRLDFNDKNQIKDFLQKQEQQEEMMQKFSKELKNNLQKGEKDDKLNQLLQERLERQEIEAKKNQKLLEELNKIADKINKEELTQRLEELGKKQQNSERNLEQLVELTKRYYVTEKAAQLANDLEKLSERQDELSNQEIKKDYTEKEQQELNKAFENIAKELEELQKDNGQLKKPVELNIDKEKEAGVKDNQNTALEEVKKHQGNQQSLDTDAKEQNANKAKQNQKSAAEKMKEMSQELGKSAMSGGGGESSVAEDAEMLRQILDNLIIFSFKQEGLYDKLSVQDREDISHYSETVRHQKELRSLFEHVDDSLFALSLRQAELSEFVNEQITEVYYNIDKSLESVAEGQIYQGVSYQKYVLTASNSLADFLAHVLENMQQSMQMGQGSGQSQNGFQLPDIIKQQQSLGEKMGQQGSQGQSSSKGNQQQGENGKEGNKGQGEGNKGGKGSQGQQGNQGSEGAQGEHSVEGENDSQGQSNGNGNSGQGSGGMTESELQEIYEIYQEQQRIKQELEQQLENMINEGDRKLGEKLIRQMEDFQNDLLENGITQHTISKANTVQYELLKLENAALKQGKKSERESNSNKKDFTNPITTKPSLLDNYRNEVEILNRQALPLRQNFQNKVKEYFKDND; this is encoded by the coding sequence TTGAAGTTCTGCGACCAAATATTAAACAAACTCAACGGCTTTATAAAGTCGTATTATACCCAAAAACTAATTAAAGGGCTTATTCTTTTTATTACACTTGGCCTGCTTTTCTTTCTGGCCGTTCTAGGTATAGAGTTTGCGCTTTGGTTAAATTCCACGGGAAGATTGATCTTGTTTTTATCCTTTCTGCTGGTTGAAGGGTTTTTGCTCTATAAATATATTTTCATTCCCTTATTTTATCTGTTTAAAATCAGAAGGGGAATCTCAGCCAAAGATGCCTCGGTAATGATTGGTAAGCACTTTCCGGAAGTGGGGGATAAGTTATATAATTTATTGGACCTCGTGGATAATCCTGAAAAATCGGAATTATTATTGGCCAGTATCGAACAGCGTTCGGAACAACTTAAAACCATTCCCTTTAAACGGGCCATCAACACCAAAGAACCCCTTAAATATTTAAAATATGCATTGTTCCCCATAGTCATCATTGGGTTGTTATGGGCATCAGGTAATTGGAATTCTTTTTTTGGAAGCTACACACGTGTGGTCAATTACAACCTTGCCTATGAACCCCCCGCCCCATTCAAATTTGAACTGTTATCCCCTCATCTTCAGGTTATTGAAAGTGAGCCCTTTACATTTCAAGTGGCAACGGAAGGCGAAATAAGGCCAGAAAACGTTTATTTGCTTTTAGAAGGAAAGGAAATTCTATTACAGGAAGAAAACGGAATCTTTCAATATACCCTTTCACCACCAATAAATTCCGCTACTTTTAGCTTTAAAGGAAACGACGTTATATCCAGGGACTTTACCCTTGAAGCTTTAAAGGCACCCGCAATATCGGATTTCAATCTTCTCCTGGAATACCCAAAATACATTAATAAAACCCCGGAAATCATTAAAAGTACCGGTAACGCCGTACTTCCTGAAGGCACAAAGGTTACTTGGGAAATAAAGGGGCAGGATACGGAACAAATAAGGCTAATTGCAAAAGATACTTCGCTGTTTTTTGAAAACCGAGGTGATGATTTTAAGCTCTCTAAACGAATCTATTCCAACTGGGTGTACCAGTTGGCCACCTCAAACACCAATATTCGGGATTATGAAACCTTGAGCTATTCCTTTCAGGTTGTGAAGGACGCCTATCCTACCATAAAAGTACAGCAGGTGTTGGATTCTTTGGAGCCCAATGTTTCTTATTATTCTGGAGAAGCAACAGATGACTATGGACTTAAAAAAATAGATTTGGTCTATTATGAACAAGGGAAGGAAGAAGAGGAAAAAATCCTTGAACTAAACAGCCCAAATAATAGTTTCCATCAGTTCTACTATACTTTTCCATCCGGTCTACAATTAGAGGAAGGAAAAAATTATTCATTTTATTTCCAGGTGACCGATAATGATGCCATACATGGTGGTAAAACGGTAAAAAGTTCTGTTTTCAATCAGATGATTTTAGATGGTAATCAACTAAGGAACAAAGAGTTAGAATCTCAACAGTCTTTAATTAATAGTATGGATAAGTCCCTTGAAAAAGCGGTTGACCAAAGAGATGCCTTGAAGGAAATCAATACGTTACAAAAAGAAAAAGACCGATTGGATTTTAATGACAAAAACCAGATTAAGGACTTTCTTCAAAAGCAGGAGCAGCAGGAAGAAATGATGCAAAAGTTTAGCAAGGAGCTTAAAAATAATTTGCAGAAAGGGGAGAAGGACGACAAGCTAAACCAATTACTGCAAGAACGGTTGGAGCGACAAGAGATAGAGGCAAAAAAGAACCAAAAGCTTTTGGAAGAACTCAACAAGATTGCGGATAAAATCAATAAGGAAGAATTAACCCAGCGTTTGGAGGAGTTGGGCAAAAAGCAACAAAACTCAGAGAGAAATCTGGAGCAACTTGTTGAACTTACAAAAAGATATTATGTCACGGAAAAAGCGGCACAATTGGCCAATGACTTGGAAAAGTTGTCGGAAAGACAAGATGAGTTGTCAAATCAAGAAATAAAAAAAGATTATACAGAAAAAGAGCAGCAAGAGCTGAATAAGGCATTTGAAAACATTGCGAAGGAACTGGAGGAATTACAAAAAGATAATGGCCAGTTGAAAAAGCCGGTAGAATTAAATATAGACAAAGAAAAAGAAGCGGGGGTAAAAGATAATCAGAATACTGCTCTTGAGGAAGTCAAAAAGCATCAAGGCAACCAACAAAGTTTAGATACGGACGCCAAGGAGCAAAATGCCAATAAGGCCAAACAAAATCAAAAGTCAGCTGCTGAAAAAATGAAGGAAATGAGTCAAGAGCTCGGTAAATCTGCCATGAGCGGTGGCGGTGGAGAATCCTCGGTGGCCGAAGATGCGGAAATGCTGCGACAAATTTTGGACAACCTCATTATATTTTCCTTTAAGCAGGAAGGTCTATATGATAAGCTTAGCGTTCAAGACCGGGAGGATATCTCCCATTATTCGGAAACGGTTAGACATCAGAAAGAATTACGCAGTCTTTTCGAACATGTTGACGATAGCTTGTTTGCTCTTTCCCTTCGGCAAGCAGAACTTTCAGAATTTGTAAACGAGCAAATTACAGAGGTGTATTATAACATAGATAAGTCTTTGGAAAGCGTTGCGGAAGGTCAAATATACCAAGGAGTATCCTATCAAAAATATGTGTTGACTGCTTCAAATAGTCTTGCGGATTTTCTTGCCCACGTTTTAGAAAATATGCAGCAAAGCATGCAAATGGGTCAGGGCAGTGGCCAGAGCCAAAATGGATTTCAACTACCGGACATCATAAAACAACAACAGTCCCTAGGTGAAAAAATGGGTCAACAAGGAAGCCAAGGACAATCCAGTTCTAAAGGTAATCAACAACAGGGAGAAAATGGAAAAGAAGGAAATAAGGGCCAGGGTGAAGGCAACAAAGGAGGAAAAGGTTCGCAAGGACAACAAGGTAATCAAGGAAGTGAGGGTGCTCAAGGCGAGCATTCTGTAGAAGGAGAAAATGATTCCCAAGGACAATCCAACGGAAATGGAAATTCGGGTCAGGGTAGTGGTGGAATGACAGAATCCGAACTCCAGGAGATATATGAAATCTATCAAGAACAACAGCGTATTAAGCAAGAGTTGGAACAGCAATTGGAAAATATGATTAATGAAGGAGATAGAAAATTAGGAGAAAAACTCATTAGGCAGATGGAAGATTTTCAAAATGATCTTCTTGAAAACGGAATAACACAACACACTATAAGCAAAGCCAACACGGTGCAATATGAATTACTCAAGTTGGAAAACGCAGCTTTAAAGCAAGGAAAAAAATCAGAACGTGAAAGTAATAGCAATAAAAAAGACTTCACAAATCCTATAACCACCAAACCCTCATTACTAGATAATTATCGGAACGAGGTAGAAATTTTAAATAGACAAGCCTTACCTTTGCGCCAAAATTTTCAAAACAAGGTTAAAGAGTACTTTAAGGACAATGATTGA
- the ybeY gene encoding rRNA maturation RNase YbeY — MIEFNFETDFKLSNPEKYIDWIQSICKSEGYQAGELNYIFCDDNYLLNLNQQYLDHNTLTDIITFDYTAGKIISGDIYISVDRVRENGDLYHVPFENELLRVMSHGILHLAGYKDKKEEHIKEMRSKEEEKIKMFHVEH; from the coding sequence ATGATTGAATTTAATTTTGAGACGGATTTTAAGCTTTCAAACCCTGAAAAATATATAGACTGGATTCAATCAATTTGCAAATCCGAGGGATATCAAGCCGGCGAACTTAACTATATTTTTTGCGACGACAATTATTTGTTGAATTTAAACCAACAATATTTAGACCACAACACGCTTACCGATATTATAACTTTTGATTATACGGCAGGTAAAATTATTTCCGGAGATATTTATATTTCCGTGGATCGTGTTCGCGAGAATGGAGACCTATATCATGTTCCCTTCGAAAACGAGCTGCTCAGGGTAATGTCCCATGGTATCCTTCATTTGGCCGGTTACAAAGACAAAAAGGAAGAACACATTAAAGAAATGCGTTCAAAAGAAGAAGAAAAAATTAAAATGTTCCACGTGGAACACTAG